In Wolbachia endosymbiont (group B) of Germaria angustata, the following are encoded in one genomic region:
- a CDS encoding TraR/DksA family transcriptional regulator, translating to MEKLIKIKLPEDYVPSENEEYMNVKQLEYFSLKLQSILSELEKQDLEDSSIYSDSENGELIKRRKDRKEKIKEALEKIKLGIYGYCDGTGEEIGVERLKANPLAMYCIEEQERIEKEKNVYNIND from the coding sequence CGGAAGATTACGTTCCTTCAGAAAATGAAGAATATATGAACGTAAAACAACTGGAATACTTTAGCTTAAAGTTACAATCAATACTCTCTGAACTGGAGAAACAAGATCTAGAAGATAGTAGTATTTATTCTGATAGTGAAAATGGAGAATTAATTAAGCGACGAAAAGATAGAAAAGAAAAAATTAAGGAGGCGTTGGAAAAAATAAAATTAGGCATTTATGGTTACTGCGATGGAACGGGAGAAGAAATAGGAGTCGAAAGACTTAAAGCTAATCCGCTTGCTATGTATTGTATTGAAGAACAAGAGAGAATAGAAAAAGAAAAGAACGTTTATAACATTAATGATTAG